Proteins encoded within one genomic window of bacterium:
- a CDS encoding acyl-CoA carboxylase subunit beta: MGHEDLFQRLEAKRDEARLGGGQERIDKLHASGRLTARERIHLLFDKGSFQELGVFVTHRSPDPAIADNRPVGDGVVAGFGRVAGRLVYAFAQDFTVFGGTMSEANAGKIARLMDLAIDNGAPVIGLNDSGGARIQEGVYSLGGYADIFLRNTLASGVIPQISVIMGPCAGGAVYSPAITDFILMVEGTSHMFVTGPNVIKMVTGEEVSFEELGGAATHNAKSGVAHFMAANDQDALLQVKKLLSYLPSNNLDDPPRVETDDPFDRQDEELDRIIPTDPKRTFDVVDVIERVMDRGSFFQVQKDYARNIVVGFARLGGQSVGVVANQSRTMAGALDIAASLKGARFVRFCDAFNIPLITFEDVPGFLPGTDQEYGGIIKHGAKLLYAFCEATVPKLTIVIRKAYGGAYDVMSSKHIRADLNYAWPTAELAVMGAEGAVNILYRKELAEAADPVARRAELIQRYNEQFAHPYLAAEAGFIDDVILPRETRQRLIAGLQSLAGKRQQLPPKKHGNIPL; this comes from the coding sequence ATGGGCCACGAGGATCTCTTCCAGCGCCTGGAAGCCAAGCGCGACGAGGCGCGCCTGGGCGGCGGGCAGGAGCGCATCGACAAGCTGCACGCCTCCGGGCGCCTGACCGCCCGCGAGCGCATCCACCTCCTCTTCGACAAGGGCAGCTTCCAGGAGCTGGGCGTCTTCGTCACGCACCGCTCGCCGGACCCGGCGATCGCCGACAACAGGCCCGTCGGCGACGGCGTCGTCGCCGGCTTCGGCCGCGTGGCGGGGCGCCTCGTCTACGCCTTCGCCCAGGACTTCACGGTCTTCGGCGGCACGATGAGCGAGGCCAATGCGGGCAAGATCGCGCGTCTCATGGACCTGGCGATCGACAACGGCGCGCCCGTGATCGGCCTCAACGACTCGGGCGGCGCGCGCATCCAGGAGGGCGTCTACTCCCTGGGCGGCTACGCGGACATCTTCCTGCGCAACACGCTGGCCAGCGGCGTCATCCCCCAGATCAGCGTGATCATGGGCCCCTGCGCGGGCGGGGCGGTCTACAGCCCGGCGATCACGGACTTCATCCTGATGGTCGAGGGCACGAGCCACATGTTCGTGACCGGCCCGAACGTGATCAAGATGGTCACGGGCGAGGAGGTCAGCTTCGAGGAGCTGGGCGGCGCCGCGACGCACAACGCGAAGAGCGGCGTCGCGCACTTCATGGCCGCCAACGACCAGGACGCCCTGCTCCAGGTCAAGAAGCTGCTCAGCTACCTGCCCTCGAACAATCTCGACGATCCGCCGCGCGTGGAGACCGACGACCCCTTCGACCGCCAGGACGAGGAGCTGGACCGCATCATCCCCACCGACCCCAAGCGCACCTTCGACGTCGTCGACGTCATCGAGCGCGTGATGGATCGGGGCAGCTTCTTCCAGGTGCAGAAGGACTACGCGCGCAACATCGTCGTCGGCTTCGCGCGCCTGGGCGGGCAGAGCGTGGGCGTCGTCGCCAACCAGTCGCGCACCATGGCCGGCGCGCTGGACATCGCCGCCAGCCTCAAGGGCGCGCGCTTCGTGCGCTTCTGCGACGCCTTCAACATTCCGCTCATCACCTTCGAGGACGTGCCCGGCTTCCTGCCCGGCACCGACCAGGAGTACGGCGGCATCATCAAGCACGGCGCGAAGCTGCTCTACGCCTTCTGCGAGGCCACCGTACCGAAGCTGACCATCGTGATCCGCAAGGCCTACGGCGGGGCCTACGACGTCATGAGCTCCAAGCACATCCGCGCGGACCTCAACTACGCCTGGCCGACGGCCGAGCTGGCCGTGATGGGCGCCGAGGGGGCGGTGAACATCCTCTACCGCAAGGAGCTGGCGGAGGCGGCGGACCCGGTCGCCCGGCGCGCCGAGCTGATCCAGCGCTACAACGAGCAGTTCGCGCACCCCTATCTCGCCGCCGAGGCGGGCTTCATCGACGACGTGATCCTGCCCCGCGAGACGCGGCAGCGGCTGATCGCCGGGCTGCAGAGCCTGGCCGGCAAGCGCCAGCAACTGCCGCCCAAGAAGCACGGCAACATCCCCCTCTAG
- a CDS encoding methylmalonyl-CoA mutase has protein sequence MSKDYGEARARWQRETLARHLAQGAERRPRFETPSGRPVAAVYGPDDLANFDPVRELGLPGEAPFTRGVQPNQYRGRLWTMRQYAGFGSAAETNARFRYLLARGQTGLSTAFDLPTQMGYDADHPLAAGEVGRVGVAISTREDMAELLAGIDTAAVSCSMTINAPAAQLLLFYALVAESAGVPAAQLKGTIQNDILKEYIARGTYIYPPGPSLRLITDTFAWCAANAPQWNTISISGYHIREAGATAAQELGFTFANAAEYLRAAQAAGLPFGRFLPRLSFFFNVHNNLLEEVAKFRAARRLWVRLVAERFGVREPELTKLRFHSQTAGSTLTAQQPLNNVVRVTLQALAAVLGGTQSLHTNSYDEALALPSEASARLALRTQQVIAAESGVADSVDPLAGSYLVERWTRDLEEEAWTLIDEVESLGGAARAIEAGFQRKRIGEAAYRTQRAIEAGEQALVGVNCYQEAEETVAAAAAFRLDPELERRQVERLARFREQREARAVEAALARLGEAASGTAPLIEPLKAALAAGATLGETCAVLRGVFGQYRPQG, from the coding sequence GTGAGCAAGGACTACGGCGAGGCCCGCGCGCGCTGGCAGCGGGAAACCCTGGCCCGCCATCTCGCCCAGGGCGCCGAGCGGCGCCCGCGCTTCGAGACGCCCTCGGGCCGTCCCGTGGCGGCGGTCTACGGACCCGACGACCTCGCGAACTTCGATCCCGTCCGCGAGCTGGGCCTGCCCGGCGAGGCGCCCTTCACGCGCGGCGTGCAGCCCAACCAGTACCGCGGCCGCCTCTGGACGATGCGCCAGTACGCCGGCTTCGGCTCGGCCGCCGAGACCAACGCGCGCTTCCGCTACCTGCTCGCGCGCGGCCAGACTGGCCTGTCCACCGCCTTCGACCTGCCCACGCAGATGGGCTACGACGCCGACCACCCGCTCGCCGCCGGCGAGGTCGGCCGCGTCGGCGTCGCGATCAGCACCCGCGAGGACATGGCCGAGCTGCTCGCCGGCATCGACACCGCCGCCGTCAGCTGCTCGATGACGATCAACGCCCCCGCCGCGCAGCTGCTGCTCTTCTACGCGCTCGTCGCCGAGAGCGCGGGCGTGCCGGCCGCGCAGCTCAAGGGCACGATCCAGAACGACATCCTCAAGGAGTACATCGCCCGCGGCACCTACATCTATCCGCCGGGGCCGAGCCTGAGGCTCATCACCGACACCTTCGCCTGGTGCGCGGCCAACGCGCCGCAGTGGAACACGATCTCGATCAGCGGCTACCACATCCGCGAGGCGGGCGCGACCGCGGCGCAGGAGCTGGGCTTCACCTTCGCCAACGCCGCCGAGTACCTGCGCGCCGCCCAGGCGGCCGGCCTGCCCTTCGGGCGCTTCCTGCCGCGGCTTTCCTTCTTCTTCAACGTGCACAACAACCTGCTCGAGGAGGTCGCCAAGTTCCGCGCCGCGCGCCGGCTCTGGGTGCGCCTGGTCGCCGAGCGCTTCGGCGTGCGGGAGCCCGAGCTCACGAAGCTGCGCTTCCACAGCCAGACGGCCGGCAGCACGCTCACGGCGCAGCAGCCGCTGAACAACGTCGTGCGCGTGACGCTGCAGGCGCTCGCCGCCGTGCTCGGCGGCACGCAGAGCCTGCACACGAACAGCTACGACGAGGCGCTCGCCCTGCCCAGCGAGGCGAGCGCGCGCCTCGCCCTGCGCACGCAGCAGGTGATCGCCGCCGAGAGCGGAGTTGCCGACTCTGTCGATCCATTGGCAGGGAGCTATCTAGTGGAGCGCTGGACGCGCGACCTCGAGGAGGAGGCCTGGACGCTGATCGACGAGGTCGAGTCCCTCGGCGGCGCCGCGCGCGCCATCGAGGCTGGCTTCCAGAGGAAGCGCATCGGCGAGGCCGCCTACCGCACGCAGAGGGCGATCGAGGCCGGCGAGCAGGCCCTGGTCGGCGTCAACTGCTACCAGGAAGCCGAGGAGACGGTGGCCGCGGCCGCGGCCTTCCGCCTCGATCCCGAGCTCGAGCGCCGCCAGGTCGAGCGCCTCGCGCGCTTCCGCGAGCAGCGCGAGGCCCGCGCCGTCGAGGCCGCGCTCGCGCGGCTGGGCGAGGCGGCCAGTGGCACGGCGCCGCTGATCGAGCCGCTGAAGGCCGCCCTCGCCGCCGGCGCCACGCTCGGCGAGACCTGCGCCGTGCTGCGCGGGGTCTTCGGGCAGTACCGTCCCCAGGGATGA
- a CDS encoding acetyl-CoA carboxylase biotin carboxylase subunit — MPPLRKVLVANRGEIAMRVMRTARKLGIATVAVYSEPDRQAPHVFFADQALPLGGTSSAETYLRIDKLVEAARRAGADAVHPGYGFLSENPAFAEALSEAGVVFVGPPASAMAAMGNKLRARALMLAAGVRVIPGSEGAVSDPKEAARLAKAIGFPVMLKAAAGGGGKGMRVVRSADQLAAALNATREEAGKAFADESVFVEKYIDRPRHIEIQVMADAHGHCIHLGERECSIQRRHQKVVEESPSPFVTPAMREAMGAMAVQAAQAVGYEGAGTVEFIADAERNFYFLEMNTRLQVEHPVTELITGLDLVGLQFQVAAGEPLPLTQAQVARRGWAMEFRIYAEDPERGFLPSTGKIQRLRAPAGPGVRHDSGIYEKYEVPVYYDPLLSKLVISGEDRADTIARARQAFQEFVIAGIKTNIPFHQWLLRQPRFAAGDFDTHFIDEHFRSEEINHDPRVPAVAVLAAVLAYHQHARRLNFDEAAARDGQPSRWRHTARREAVARRGQA, encoded by the coding sequence ATGCCCCCCCTGCGCAAGGTCCTGGTGGCGAACCGCGGCGAGATCGCGATGCGCGTCATGCGCACGGCGCGCAAGCTGGGCATCGCGACGGTCGCCGTCTACAGCGAGCCCGACCGCCAGGCGCCGCACGTCTTCTTCGCCGATCAGGCGCTGCCGCTGGGCGGCACCAGCTCGGCCGAGACCTACCTGCGCATCGACAAGCTCGTGGAGGCGGCGCGCCGGGCGGGCGCCGACGCCGTGCATCCCGGCTACGGCTTCCTCTCGGAGAACCCGGCGTTCGCCGAGGCCTTGAGCGAGGCCGGCGTTGTCTTCGTCGGCCCGCCCGCCAGCGCGATGGCGGCGATGGGCAACAAGCTGCGCGCGCGGGCGCTGATGCTCGCGGCCGGCGTGCGCGTGATCCCCGGCAGCGAGGGCGCGGTGAGCGATCCCAAGGAGGCGGCGCGCCTCGCCAAGGCGATCGGCTTCCCGGTGATGCTCAAGGCCGCGGCCGGCGGCGGCGGCAAGGGCATGCGCGTCGTGCGCAGCGCCGACCAGCTCGCCGCCGCCCTGAACGCGACGCGCGAGGAGGCGGGCAAGGCCTTCGCCGACGAGTCGGTCTTCGTCGAGAAGTACATCGATCGGCCGCGTCACATCGAGATCCAGGTGATGGCCGACGCCCACGGCCACTGCATTCACCTCGGCGAGCGCGAGTGCTCGATCCAGCGGCGGCACCAGAAGGTGGTCGAGGAGAGCCCGAGCCCCTTCGTCACGCCGGCGATGCGCGAGGCGATGGGCGCCATGGCCGTCCAGGCCGCGCAGGCCGTGGGCTACGAGGGCGCCGGCACGGTGGAGTTCATCGCCGACGCCGAGCGCAACTTCTACTTCCTCGAGATGAACACGCGCCTGCAGGTCGAACACCCGGTGACGGAACTGATCACGGGGCTCGACCTCGTGGGGCTGCAGTTCCAGGTCGCGGCCGGCGAACCACTGCCGCTCACCCAGGCGCAGGTCGCGCGCCGCGGCTGGGCGATGGAGTTTCGCATCTACGCCGAGGACCCCGAGCGCGGCTTCCTGCCCTCGACCGGCAAGATCCAGCGCCTGCGCGCGCCGGCCGGGCCGGGCGTGCGCCACGACAGCGGCATCTACGAGAAGTACGAGGTGCCCGTCTACTACGATCCCCTGCTCAGCAAGCTCGTCATCTCGGGCGAGGACCGTGCCGACACGATCGCCCGCGCGCGGCAGGCCTTCCAGGAGTTCGTCATCGCGGGCATCAAGACGAACATCCCCTTCCACCAGTGGCTCCTGCGCCAGCCGCGCTTCGCGGCCGGCGACTTCGACACGCACTTCATCGACGAGCACTTCCGCAGCGAGGAGATCAACCACGACCCGCGGGTGCCGGCGGTCGCCGTGCTCGCGGCGGTGCTCGCCTACCACCAGCACGCGCGGCGCTTGAACTTCGACGAGGCCGCCGCGCGCGACGGCCAGCCCAGCCGGTGGCGGCACACGGCACGGCGCGAAGCCGTGGCGCGCCGGGGGCAGGCATGA
- the mce gene encoding methylmalonyl-CoA epimerase: protein MKRYAEALPAGIFRRLDHIGVAVADLEAARRRYVDLLGFVELAREALPEQGVEAILLDAGNCRLELLGPLGEASPIARFLDKRGEGLQQAAFEVADLDAALAALAERGIRPLAPPSRGAGGLRICFLHPRDTHGVLLELVEYPAASPR from the coding sequence ATGAAGCGCTATGCCGAGGCCTTGCCGGCCGGGATCTTCCGGCGCCTGGATCACATCGGCGTGGCCGTCGCCGATCTCGAGGCGGCGCGCCGGCGCTACGTGGACTTGCTCGGTTTCGTGGAGCTGGCCCGCGAGGCGCTGCCCGAGCAGGGCGTGGAGGCGATCCTGCTCGACGCGGGCAACTGCCGGCTCGAGCTGCTGGGACCGCTCGGCGAGGCGAGCCCGATCGCCCGCTTCCTCGACAAGCGCGGAGAGGGCCTGCAGCAGGCCGCCTTCGAGGTGGCCGACCTCGACGCCGCGCTCGCGGCGCTGGCCGAGCGGGGCATCCGCCCGCTCGCGCCGCCCAGCCGCGGAGCCGGGGGCCTGCGCATCTGCTTCCTGCACCCGCGCGACACGCACGGCGTGTTGCTCGAGCTGGTCGAGTACCCCGCCGCTTCGCCTCGCTAG